A portion of the Bradysia coprophila strain Holo2 unplaced genomic scaffold, BU_Bcop_v1 contig_297, whole genome shotgun sequence genome contains these proteins:
- the LOC119078455 gene encoding polyhomeotic-like protein 2 isoform X2, whose protein sequence is MRKPLTPIAVEEPNQSTLPTALRFGVRSKRTTTTLDVPNRAKRARALSLHKQCLDQPTYIDCNEKDGADALINCTGNGSNKNHRSCLPPQLGKMKQNQSDQCNGGLSCVICGKGFLDGAKQLFNSVGDIRVHNEKRFCCVSCQNREKASPTKNSTTVPSRVGKSLPTVAEAVDLETSEVDEFLGFNKSDVPPLPRRRSKSVDCSVSIQNEPNSANTDRNNIPRTANENIIDTNDIPDASAWTLNQVYKYFMKIFPRHAHVFEDEEIDGQDLYQLKREDVVGRFKLRIGPSLKIYAHILKMQKKRENRL, encoded by the exons aTGCGAAAACCATTAACTCCGATCGCTGTGGAAGAACCAAACCAATCCACCTTACCAACCGCACTTCGGTTCGGCGTACGTTCAAAG AGAACCACAACGACATTAGATGTGCCCAATCGTGCCAAACGAGCGCGAGCACTTTCACTGCATAAGCAGTGTTTAGACCAACCAACGTACATCGACTGTAACGAGAAAGACGGGGCTGATGCGCTCATAAATTGCACTGGGAATGGTTCAAACAAAA ATCACCGTTCTTGTCTACCACCACAGCTTGGTAAAATGAAGCAGAACCAATCTGACCAGTGCAACGGTGGCCTATCGTGCGTCATCTGTGGAAAGGGATTCTTGGATGGC GCAAAGCAGCT CTTTAATTCGGTGGGAGATATCCGAGTCCAtaacgaaaaacgtttttgctGTGTCTCTTGCCAGAACAGAGAGAAAGCAtcaccaacaaaaaattcgacAACAGTTCCGAGCCGGGTCGGTAAATCGCTGCCAACCGTTGCTGAAGCCGTCGACTTGGAAACCAGTGAAGTCGATGAATTTTTGGGTTTTAACAAGTCGGATGTGCCACCGTTACCAAGACGTCGCTCCAAGTCAGTGGATTGTTCAGTATCAATCCAAAATGAGCCCAATTCAGCTAATACAGATCGCAACAACATTCCCAGAACGGCCAACGAAAATATTATCGATACGAATGACATTCCAGACGCGTCCGCATGGACTTTGAACCAGGTGTACAAGTACTTTATGAAGATATTTCCGCGTCACGCTCATGTCTTCGAAGACGAAGAAATAGACGGACAGGATCTTTACCAGCTGAAACGCGAAGATGTTGTTGGGCGATTCAAACTGAGAATCGGACCATCACTCAAAATTTACGCACATATACTGAAGATGCAAAAGAAGCGAGAAAATCGTTTGTAG
- the LOC119078455 gene encoding polyhomeotic-like protein 2 isoform X1, with product MRKPLTPIAVEEPNQSTLPTALRFGVRSKRTTTTLDVPNRAKRARALSLHKQCLDQPTYIDCNEKDGADALINCTGNGSNKNHRSCLPPQLGKMKQNQSDQCNGGLSCVICGKGFLDGAKQLKCYLCFTCYHSICYEPFNSVGDIRVHNEKRFCCVSCQNREKASPTKNSTTVPSRVGKSLPTVAEAVDLETSEVDEFLGFNKSDVPPLPRRRSKSVDCSVSIQNEPNSANTDRNNIPRTANENIIDTNDIPDASAWTLNQVYKYFMKIFPRHAHVFEDEEIDGQDLYQLKREDVVGRFKLRIGPSLKIYAHILKMQKKRENRL from the exons aTGCGAAAACCATTAACTCCGATCGCTGTGGAAGAACCAAACCAATCCACCTTACCAACCGCACTTCGGTTCGGCGTACGTTCAAAG AGAACCACAACGACATTAGATGTGCCCAATCGTGCCAAACGAGCGCGAGCACTTTCACTGCATAAGCAGTGTTTAGACCAACCAACGTACATCGACTGTAACGAGAAAGACGGGGCTGATGCGCTCATAAATTGCACTGGGAATGGTTCAAACAAAA ATCACCGTTCTTGTCTACCACCACAGCTTGGTAAAATGAAGCAGAACCAATCTGACCAGTGCAACGGTGGCCTATCGTGCGTCATCTGTGGAAAGGGATTCTTGGATGGC GCAAAGCAGCTGAAATGTTACCTATGCTTTACATGCTACCACTCCATATGCTACGAGCCCTTTAATTCGGTGGGAGATATCCGAGTCCAtaacgaaaaacgtttttgctGTGTCTCTTGCCAGAACAGAGAGAAAGCAtcaccaacaaaaaattcgacAACAGTTCCGAGCCGGGTCGGTAAATCGCTGCCAACCGTTGCTGAAGCCGTCGACTTGGAAACCAGTGAAGTCGATGAATTTTTGGGTTTTAACAAGTCGGATGTGCCACCGTTACCAAGACGTCGCTCCAAGTCAGTGGATTGTTCAGTATCAATCCAAAATGAGCCCAATTCAGCTAATACAGATCGCAACAACATTCCCAGAACGGCCAACGAAAATATTATCGATACGAATGACATTCCAGACGCGTCCGCATGGACTTTGAACCAGGTGTACAAGTACTTTATGAAGATATTTCCGCGTCACGCTCATGTCTTCGAAGACGAAGAAATAGACGGACAGGATCTTTACCAGCTGAAACGCGAAGATGTTGTTGGGCGATTCAAACTGAGAATCGGACCATCACTCAAAATTTACGCACATATACTGAAGATGCAAAAGAAGCGAGAAAATCGTTTGTAG
- the LOC119078456 gene encoding lysosomal acid phosphatase-like → MFVTNVFRLLFLLLNSGIFLEIDSSSCNVFDKKDFDRNSELKFVHVLFRHGDRSPIIQAPGDLYDQSKWPDGLGQLTNLGKQQQFNLGKWLRSRYNGFLSPSYKFDEIYIQSSDVDRTLMSAQANLAGLYAPRGRQIWNPLLLWQPIPVHTQPQETDYLIAGEVPLTCTSYQKALEAHQESPEYLAELQEKKPFFDYISYHLNATVIENYMTLLLLWDGWVCNTAHNLRIPSWAKPLFLNNEAYYKAALKYYYLTTETPYLAKYFGGFLLKDILDRLSSKVGKTLDPDRKFWIYSSHDSKVFGFLNSLGVSDNKFAGYTATVIVELRSYKDENYVQIIYKNLNETPYVINIPGCGYACPLEKMYEIYATIIPKQPFDVECQIDE, encoded by the exons ATGTTTGTAACGAACGTTTTTCGGCTACTTTTTCTTCTATTGAATTCGGgcatttttctggaaatcgaCTCTTCATCTTGCAATGTCTTCGACAAGAAAGATTTTGATAGAAACTCAGAATTGAAGTTTGTGCATGTG CTTTTCCGGCATGGCGATAGAAGTCCCATCATACAAGCTCCAGGAGACCTATATGATCAGTCAAAATGGCCGGACGGATTGGGCCAATTGACGAAC TTGGGAAAACAGCAGCAGTTCAACTTAGGTAAATGGCTTCGATCCAGATACAATGGTTTCCTATCGCCGTCCTATAAATTCGATGAAATCTATATTCAATCATCCGATGTTGACCGTACGTTGATGAGCGCTCAGGCCAATTTGGCTGGACTTTATGCACCGAGAGGGAGACAAATTTGGAATCCGTTATTACTATGGCAACCAATTCCCGTCCACACGCAGCCCCAGGAAACTGACTATTTGATTGCTGGAGAGGTTCCGCTTACGTGTACGTCTTACCAGAAAGCACTGGAAGCGCATCAGGAATCGCCCGAATACCTCGCTGAACTTCAAGagaaaaaaccttttttcgaTTATATTTCTTATCATTTGAATGCAACCgttattgaaaattacatGACTTTGCTGTTGTTATGGGATGGTTGGGTTTGTAATACCGCCCATAATTTACG TATTCCAAGTTGGGCGAAACCTCTTTTCCTAAACAACGAAGCATACTACAAGGCAGCATTAAAGTACTACTACCTAACGACCGAAACACCGTATTTAGCCAAATATTTCGGTGGATTCTTGTTGAAGGACATCTTAGACCGGCTATCAAGCAAAGTTGGAAAAACTCTCGACCCCGATCGTAAATTCTGGATTTACAGTTCACATGATTCTAAGGTCTTCGGCTTTCTAAACTCGTTGGGTGTATCAGAT AATAAATTCGCTGGCTACACGGCAACGGTTATCGTGGAATTGAGGTCGTACAAAGACGAAAACTACGtgcaaataatttacaaaaatctgaACGAAACTCCATATGTGATCAACATTCCTGGATGTGGATACGCCTGTCCATTGGAGAAAATGTACGAAATCTATGCTACCATCATACCCAAACAGCCATTCGACGTTGAATGTCAGATCGACGAGTGA